Proteins encoded together in one Epinephelus moara isolate mb chromosome 2, YSFRI_EMoa_1.0, whole genome shotgun sequence window:
- the ssr3 gene encoding translocon-associated protein subunit gamma isoform X1, translating into MAPKGSNKQQSEEDLLLQDFSRNLSAKSTALFYGNALIVSAIPIWLFWRIWHMDLVQSAVLYAVMTLVSTYLVAFAYKNVKFVLKHKVAQKREDAVSKEVTRKLSEADNRKMSRKEKDERILWKKNEVADYEATTFSIFYNNTLFLVLVIVSSFFLLKNFNPTVNYILSISASSGLIALLSTGSK; encoded by the exons ATGGCTCCTAAAGGCAGCAACAAGCAGCAGTCAGAGGAAGACCTTCTCCTTCAGGACTTCAGCAGAAACCTTTCAGCCAAGTCCACTGCTCTGTTTTACGGAAACGCACTCATCGTTTCTGCCATCCCCATCT GGCTGTTTTGGAGGATTTGGCACATGGACCTTGTCCAGTCTGCAGTCTTGTACGCTGTGATGACCCTGGTCAGCACCTACCTGGTGGCCTTTGCGTACAAGAACGTCAAGTTTGTTCTCAAACACAA AGTTGCCCAGAAACGTGAGGATGCCGTTTCCAAGGAGGTGACCAGGAAGCTGTCCGAGGCAGATAACCGCAAGATGTCCCGCAAGGAGAAAGACGAGAG gATCCTATGGAAGAAGAATGAGGTTGCCGACTACGAAGCCACCACCTTCTCCATCTTCTATAACAACACCCTCTTCCTGGTGCTCGTCATcgtctcctccttcttcttgcTCAAGAACTTCAACCCCACCGT CAACTACATTCTGTCCATCAGTGCCTCCTCAGGACTCATCGCTCTGCTGTCTACAGGCTCCAAGTAA
- the ssr3 gene encoding translocon-associated protein subunit gamma isoform X2, giving the protein MDLVQSAVLYAVMTLVSTYLVAFAYKNVKFVLKHKVAQKREDAVSKEVTRKLSEADNRKMSRKEKDERILWKKNEVADYEATTFSIFYNNTLFLVLVIVSSFFLLKNFNPTVNYILSISASSGLIALLSTGSK; this is encoded by the exons ATGGACCTTGTCCAGTCTGCAGTCTTGTACGCTGTGATGACCCTGGTCAGCACCTACCTGGTGGCCTTTGCGTACAAGAACGTCAAGTTTGTTCTCAAACACAA AGTTGCCCAGAAACGTGAGGATGCCGTTTCCAAGGAGGTGACCAGGAAGCTGTCCGAGGCAGATAACCGCAAGATGTCCCGCAAGGAGAAAGACGAGAG gATCCTATGGAAGAAGAATGAGGTTGCCGACTACGAAGCCACCACCTTCTCCATCTTCTATAACAACACCCTCTTCCTGGTGCTCGTCATcgtctcctccttcttcttgcTCAAGAACTTCAACCCCACCGT CAACTACATTCTGTCCATCAGTGCCTCCTCAGGACTCATCGCTCTGCTGTCTACAGGCTCCAAGTAA